The candidate division WOR-3 bacterium genomic sequence ACTTAAATCTCTTGACTATTTAGAATTTCTTTATATATTTTATAAAATGTTCCTTGAAATTTTACGTTGTAAGAACTTTCGGAATTTTAGAGAGATAGAGTTAGTTCTTCCGCCAGGAAGGATTTTAATTGTAGGAAATAACGGAGTAGGAAAGACCAATCTAATAGAGATGGTTTATTTCCTCTCTGTGTTTAGTTCTTTTAGAACTTCAAATATAGAAAATCTTCTTTGTTTTGGAAAACCCTATTTTGTTGTATCCGGTATCTATGGAGATACCGAGATAAAAATTAGCTATTCTAAGAAAAGGGAGATTTTTATAAATGACCTACCTCAAAAGAGTTTAAAAGAATCCTTTGGTAAAATACCTGTAGTTGCCTTAACAAATAAGGATTTAGTCATAATAGATGAAGAACCATCCAAAAGACGCCATTTAATAGATTTAAGCATATCTTTATATAATAGAAATTATCTTAATTACTTATATGAGTATAGAAGAGTAAAGAAACAAAGGAATTCTCTCCTCTTAGAAGCAAAAAATGGGAAAGAAATGAAAACTCTTGAAATATGGAATAAACAGTTAATAAAATTTATTTATCCAATAATTGAGGAAAGAAAAATTTTTTTGGAAAAACTTTCTGATTATACAGAGAAATTCTTTGAATACCTTTGTGGAGAGAAAGTAAAAATTAAATACATCCCAGGAGGAGATTATAGCGATATTGAAAATCAACTCAAAAAAAATATAAAAAAAGAAATAGAGATGGGTTACACCTTATTTGGGCCTCATAGAGATGATATTGAAATCAAAATTAATAATAAAGATGCAAAAGGAGTCCTTTCCTTTGGAATGAAAAAATTACTTATAAGCTCTCTAAAATTTGCTATTTCTTATATCCTAAAGGAAACTAGGAAACAAGAACCTATCTTGGTTATAGATGAAATGTTAGACGGATTAGACAGAAAAAATGCTGATTCCTTATGGGAAATTTTAAGTGAATTCAACCAAGTTTTTATTACAACCACAGAAAACACTTTTAAAAAAGAAGGAAATTATAATTTATATAAAATAGAGGAAAAAGATGGAACCCCTATTGTTAGGAGATGTGCTGAAAAAATATATTCAATCTAAACCTCTTGGAGAAAAACTATATATAATAGAAGTTTTAAAAGATTGGGATAAAATTTGTCCTCCTTTAATAGCCCAACACGTCTATCCAGCTTGGATAGAAGGCAAAAAATTATATCTATTTGTGGATTCCTCAGCTTGGTTAAATGAACTTTCTTTTTTTAAAGAAGAGTTAATAAATATTATAAATGAAAAAATTGGAAAGAATCTAATAAAGGAAATTCGTTTAACTCTTAAGGAGGAATAATGGAGAATAATGGATATATGGAATATACTGCTGCGAGCATAAAAGTTCTAAAAGACTTAGAAGGTGTCAGAAAAAGACCCGCTATGTATATTGGCGATACAGACAAAAGAGGGCTACATCACCTCGTTTTTGAACTTGTAGACAATTCAATCGATGAAGCGATGGCGGGGTTTTGTAATAAAATTACAGTTGTAGTTGGAGAGGATAATTCTGTAACTGTAGCCGATAATGGAAGAGGAATACCTGTTGATTTCCATGAAGAAGAAGGGAAATCAGCATTAGAAGTCGTTCTCACAACTCTCCATGCAGGAGGAAAGTTTGACACAAATATATATAAAGTTTCAGGAGGACTCCATGGAATAGGTGTTTCTGTAGTTAACGCTCTTAGCGAATGGATGGAGGTAGAAGTCGTAAGAGATGGTTATGTGTGGAGACAACGTTATGAAAGGGGAAAAGCTGTAACAGAATTAAAAAGAGGAGAGAAGAGAAAAACAACAGGGACAAAAATTACCTTTTATCCCGACCCTGAAATTTTTGACAATATTGAGTTCAGTAAAGAATATCTCTCAGAAAGACTTCGTGAATTAGCTTTCTTAAACAAAGGGTTAAAAATAGAACTTGAGTTTAGACCAACCGGAAAAAAAGAAATTTTCCAATACACAGGAGGGATAAAAGAATTTATAGAATATCTTGATAAAAGTAGAAACCCTATTCACCGTCATCCAATATATATATATAAAGCTGTTGATTCCTTTGTTCTCGAAGTTGCTTTTCAATTCAATGACTCTTATACAGAAAACATATTTACATACGCAAATAACATTAGAACAATTGAAGGAGGAACACATCTATCTGGTTTCAAAAGCGCCTTAACAAGAAGCATCAATCAATATATTAAGTCTCGAAATATTATTTCCGAAAAAGACGAATTAAAACTCACAGGAGAAGACATAAGAGAAGGTCTAACAGCAGTTGTTTCAGTAAAACTTCCGCAGCCTCAATTTGAAGGACAAACGAAAACAAGATTAGGAGATAGAGAAGTAGAGGGACTTGTGGCTTCTATTGTAGGAGAAGGATTTTCCGAATACCTCGAAAGACACCCAACAGAAGCAAAAAAGATAATAGAAAAATCAATAAATGCAGCCAGATCAAGAATAGCTGCTCAAAAAGCAAGAGATATTGTCAGAAGAAAAAATGCCTTAGAGTTAACAAGTCTTCCTGGTAAGCTTGCGGATTGTTCAACACAAGATCCAGAAAAAGCTGAAATTTTCATTGTGGAAGGCGACTCAGCAGGAGGTTCTGCAAAACAAGGTAGAGATAGAACTTTTCAAGCTGTTTTACCTTTAAGGGGTAAATTATTAAATGTAGAAAAAACAAGAATAAACAAAGTCTTATCAAATACAACAATCACTACCTTAATTTCATCTCTCGGAGTGGGAATTGGGAAGGACGATTTTGATTATAATAAACTTAGATATAAAAAAGTAATCATAATGACTGATGCAGATGTAGATGGAGCACACATAAGAACTCTATTGCTAACTTATTTCTTCAGATATGCAAGAGAAATAATTGAGCGAGGCAACCTTTACATTGCAAATCCTCCACTCTATCAAATAACAGATGGGAAAGAGAAAAAATGGGCTTACACAGAGAAAGAAAAAGAAGAACTTATTAAAAAATTGGGAGAGGATAAGGTAAGGGTCCAGAGATTTAAAGGGTTAGGAGAAATGACTCCAAGTCAACTTTGGGAAACCACAATGTGTCCAGAAACAAGAATCTTAAGGAAGGTAACAATAGAAGACGCAATAGAAGCAGATAGAATGTTTGATGTTCTAATGGGGAATGCTATTGGGCCAAGAAAAGAATTTATATTAAAGAATGCCCATTTTGTAGAGAATCTTGATATTTAAATTTTAATTAAGGCATCAAAAATAAATCTTCCTCCTAAAAAGAAAAGGGCAATTCCACAAAATAAAAAAACTCCTTTTTGGAATTTCTTTCCAAAAAATGAACCTCCTCTATAAGAGATAAAAGAAATGAAATACAACCATAAAAAATCACAAAGCCAATGCAAAATTACAAAAACAATGAACCATATAAATCCAAAATTTGAAAAACGCATTATTAAAGTAGCTCCAACTGTTGCCCACCATATTATAAAATATGGATTTCCAAGACTCAAAAGAATTCCTGAAATTACAGGCTTCCTTTTCCTTTGAATCCCTTCTACTCTCATATTCTTTATACTCCTCACCATATCCCAACCCATCCAAAACAAAAACATTCCTCCAATAATCCCCACAACCTCTCTAAATAAAGAAGTTTCTATAAAAGATTTAAAACCAAAGAAAATAAAAAAAATTAAGGGAAACTCAACAATCCCATGTCCAAAAGAAATTAAAGCTCCTGCGTTCGAATTTTTACTCCCTTCTCCAATAGTCACAGCTGTCAAAGGTCCGGGAGCCATTACCCCAGAAAGAGAAATGAAAATTGTCTGAAAAAGTAAAATCACTATATCCATTTATCTAAATAAAAAGAGAAGACGATAAGTCTTTCTTATCGCCTTCTCTTTTTAACTTCCCTATTTTTCAGAATGAAAATCCTAATGTTACCCTATTTACAAAATCCTCGTTAAACTGTCCAAACTCACTATAAGCAAAATCTAACTTAATGTTACCCGTATTAATTCCAATTCCACCCGACCAACTTTCTTCATCATATCCAAACTTATAACCTGCTCTTAACTTAAAAATTCTCGTTACACTAAGTTCTCCTCCAAGATGAAAACGCCTTCCATGATCACGAGCATGAATAAGGTCAAACTCTACCAATAAAGAATAATCTGGATGCTCTCCAAGAAAATCAAGGACATCCATTACAACTCCCAAATTGAACTTTAAAGGCAACCAGAATCCAGTAGTTCTCAAATCTTTAAATTCATATTTAACAGCAGGAGAAAAATTCAGAATGCTCATTCCAAAACCAAAACTTTTAAATCCAGGATAAAAAATAGTTCCAATATCATAAACAAGCGTACTGGCTTCGTTGTCTTTCCACACAGTATCACCTTCAGTTCCTTCAAAAGGACTTGCCCCTAAATGATTATAAGCGTATCTAAGGTTTCCACCAATCATAAACTTTTCCGTCAACCTTCTTGCGTATGAAATCCCAGTTGCATAAGCTCCAAGCTCTAATTCTCCTATTTCTTTATATCCTAAGGAATCTGTAGAAACAATTGTTCCAATCACTTTCCCATAGTCAGGAGTAAAGAAACTGAAACCTACACAACCAAAATTCCCCAGATTCGCAACAAATCCAACAGCATTTAACTCACTCTCAGCGATCCAGCTAACCTTAGAAAACATAAAATCAATCTTTTTCTCAAGCTTCGCAATTCCAGCAGGATTTTGAAAAATGGCATTTGCATCATCTCCAACCAACGTAGAAGCTCCTCCCATACCAGCTGATCTTGCACTGAGCTGAACATCCATAAATTTAAACCCTGCTTGCCCTAATTTCTTCATCTCTCCCGCAGATAAACCCAGAGAAGCCAAGAGGATCAGAATTAAAAACTTTCTCATTTTTTCCTCCTCTACCTTATTATGACAAACTTAACGTTTACGGTCTCGCCAGTCTTATTATCAACAATATTGGCAATATAGATATCACTCGCTAAATGCTGTCCTTCTTCGGTAACTTGATATATTTCTTTAGTTGGATTAACCCAAGCCTCATCTCCAGAACCCTTATGATTGATTGTCTTTATTAGGTCTCCCGTAAAGGTATAAATCCTAATTGTGCAGTCCTCTGTTAATCCAAAGAAATTAATCTTATCACTTCCCTCTCCATATCTACCAAGAACTGTGGCTGCATTAAATGGATTTGGAACCACCCTAACATTGGATAAGTCAGATGCAGCTTCTCTTTGTAATGAAGCAGCTCCAATTACACCAAAAGTATAGTTCTGCCATCTTCCACTTTCAAGAGGTTCAGGAGATCCTTTAACATCTCCAGGATAAGGAGTTTCTGGATGAGTCCCATCATCAAATGCAGCAACATAGTAATAGTAATTTTCTCCCCTAATAACATTTTGATCTTTATACTCATAAACAATATCTGAAGTCCAATCAACACCGCCACCAGGATTTGAACCGCCGCATTGGAAAACTAACTCCCACTTACCAGCCACACCTTCATTTGTGAGAAGAGGACCTGCTCTTCCACGAGAACGATAAACTTTAAAACCAGCAAGATCAGAGGGTTTATCAGCTTCTTCCTCATACCACCATTTAATATAAATATAATTAGGCATTGAGGTCACTTCAATTGAAGGAGGTGGAGGTGGAACCGGAGCTAAATAATCGTGGTCAAAGTTCCATTGAGCATTTATGGCGTGTCTTATTGCTGAATCCACTGTTGTATATACCCACATATCCTTAATTAAATTGGCACGATCGCATTGATGCCCAGGATCTTGCCAGACAGGAAAATGCCTATAAACAGGAGGGATATGAATCGTATCTTTTGGATTAGGAACATGAGGAAATGTATAACTTATATCATTTATATCAATAGTATCTCCACTCTTAGTAACAAACGTAATAGAACTATCTTTCCAAGCTTTTCCAACTCTCCAAGCAGTCTCCTCAGAAAGACGACCTCCACAATTAGCCCAGACAATGCGGAGAGAATCTCCATATTCCAAATGGAAAGGTCCCATACTTGACCAACCAACAATATGCCAGAAAACTTGAGCATCCGGCTCTAAATCATTCCATCTCCATACCCCTCTTTTATCAGTGGGCTTTGGATGGTAAGTACTTGGATAGGTCCCTTCCATATATTCTACATATGGATCATATGTAGGATCTCCTTTCTCTCCATAAATCATTGCATTATAAACGACTTCCCACTCATCTGGGGGTCTTTCAATAGAATGATGTTTATATTTAAGATCATCAGGACCATGGAATCCATGAGCTCTTGGCTGTGTTACATCATCATTCTCAGGGTAATTTTCTGGTTTTCCACTACTAGCATTTGGTCCTGGACCTATTGGTTTTATTGGTTTATGATTTGCATCTGTTTTTGGAGCAAATAGTGTAACTTCGCAACCCGAAGCACAATCATCTAAATAATCATATTCCATAAAAGATCCATAAGCATCACCCCAAGTAGAATAACCATATCTATCATATTCAAGAGCCGCATAAGAAATAAGACACCGCACAGAATCCCACCAAGTCCAATTTGGAGATTCTGGAGGATAAACTCCACTCCAAGTATACCACTCAGACTTTCTCTCATCTTCAGAATTTACAGTCATTTCAAGCTCTCTCATAAAGTATAAACTATCCAAAGCTTCCCCTTCTCGTTCAATCTCTGGATCTAAGTCAACATTACCTGTGTTTACAACAGTCCAATCATATATAACATATTGATTGTGGTTTTTAGAAACCCAAACAAGAACTCTCTGATAAATATCAAGGCCAAGCCAGGTTCTTGAATGAGTCTCTACCATAACATCAGCAGTCCCCCAAACTTTATTAGGAGCATAAAAATCACCAATTCCAAAGGCTCTCTGAATAGGGATCCCATTTACAATAATCTTTGGAGGACGATATCTGTAATATCTACAAATAGATAAACCACCCTCCAAATCCGGGACGGGAAATTGAATTTTAGTCGGCTCTGATTTACCATAATTTGCTCCCCCTAACTTAACAGGATATATAGTCCCAGTCTCAGGATCTTTCCAATTTCTACACCCCCAAACCGAACCAGAATTTCTTAGCCAGCTTCGCACCCATCCATCATCAGGTTGACCACTCCTTGGATCTTTTGCTCCATCGAAGTACCATGTTGACTGGAAATTCCCAAAAACCGCTTCACTTTGATCCGCAGCAGCACTAATTCTTGGATGAATCTCAGATTCTTGGATCCACTTCTCAGAGATACCTAAAATAGGAAGTGGAATTAGTGAAGTAGTTAGAATAAAAACCAAAGCAAAACAATAGAATTTCTCTCTCATTTCTTCCTCCTTAGCTCTTTGTTTAGCATTAAAAATCAACCCTCACACCAAAAACGAAATAGCGAGGATTGTGGAAGGCAAGATGTGGTAGATTTGGGTCATTAATATAAGGTTTCTCATCACTGCTAAAGTCTCCTGGTCGATCATTCCCTTTTTCTCCAAAGACCTCATAACCTTCTTCTCCATAAAGAGGCAATTTCAAGGATTTAAAATAATCATCTCTATCTTTCATATTAACAAAACAACCTGACCCTGCATCCAGATACTTCCAATTAAATAAATTATCAACCTCTCCAAATAGAGAGAGATTTACACCGGCAAAACTCAAATCTTTCGTAAGTCTTGCTTGAACATTCTGATAAGGCTTCCATTGCAAATTTAAAATCTTGCACTTTGGATCCCATGCTTCGTGGAGTGGATCAAAAGTTTCCCAAGCTCCCGCTTCCCAGGTATAGCTAAAGCTTAAAGAAATTCCTCCTAAAATTACTCCCAAATTCTTAGGTGTAAGGAATTGAATATTCGCATTCAGGATTGGCTGAGGACGAGTTATAACCTCTAATGTGTCCCAAGCTCCAAGTTGTGCATTATCAACTGGCTCATAGTAATGAGCCTTTCTACCAACTCTACCATAACTTCTAACCCTATAATCATAGTTCAACCAACCTCTAACCCAATCTCCAAATTCTCTACTAATCCTAAAGTCTATCCCACGAATGTCCTCAAAATTCAGATTTTCAGGAACCCTATAAGCAGGATTTGTCCTACCTTCTCCAAGATACCAAACTCCTTCAAGTTGATTCCTAATGTCTTTATAATAACCTGCAAGGTGAATCATAAATAAATTCCCAATACCCCAGTCTGTTCCAAGCTCATAAGCCCTTGTTAATGGCCATTCAAGCTCAGGATCTCCAACATACAAAACACTCAATCTATCAGGCCCCCAAGAGATCTGGTACATATCTTGAGAAGATGGTAGAGAATAAAAATCTCCATAACTAAAATACAACTTAACATTTTCTGCTATTGGATGGGAAACACTCACACGAGGTGATAAGTAAAAATGCCCTTTTGCAGGATGCATCTCTGCAGAAACTGTTTTATCCATCAAACCCTTCTTATAATCACTCGTGAATAAAGGCTCATAATTACGCAAGTTACTAAACCACTCGCAATTTGGATCATTCCAATCGGCCCTAACACCCACTGTTGCGATAAAACCTTCAAATTCAATCTTATCTTGAATGTATGCGCCTCCTCTAATCGGGCTAGCATCCCACTTCGTTACCCAGTTCTCATGATCAGCTTCCCATCTGTTTTTCTCGTAATAAGTGTGCATATCGTCATATTCATACTCAAAACCAACCTTTATTTCATTATTTGAATTAATCTGGGTCGTGAGATCAGCCTTAAAGGTCCAGGTCACAGAATGCGAAGAATCAACAGCTCCAGCACAAGATGCACCCATATCAATTCCATCCGGTTGAACAAGGGTGGAACCTATGAAATACCCATATGGAATCTCTGTGACTTTTATTCCGCTTGGTAAAGTATACTTTGTAACAGTATCTCTTGGCTCAAATGACTCATATGCGCTACACTCTCTTCTATTACCCAACCGAGTAATCCTCAAAGAATAAAAAGTCTTTTCACTTAACACATGGTCAAAAGAAATCCCTTGCATATCATAATAAACATTGTAAGGAGGTATAAAAGCAGGATAATAAGCCGCCATATTGGTTACTAAAAGACTTCTAAAAGCATCATCTGCACTTGTTAGATAAATTCCCCCAACTCCACTAGGTCTATTTCCAGCAGGACCTTCCTTATAACCTCTACCTTGAACGAATTCAATAACTTGATCTCCAAGAGTTCCTCTACTTAAATCCAAATAAGGTGGAGTTCCTTCTCCACCAAACTCTCCATTTGAATTATGAGATAAAGAGTTCCTTTCTCCATACATTAAATCAAGGGATACTTTCATTGATTTTGTAAGACGAGAAACCAACTTAAGACAACCATTATGCTCTGTAAAATACTCCCTGCTTGAAGGAAGAGGAAAAGCCTCTTTATTTAGCCTATAGGCTCCATAAAAACTCAAATCCCCCAAAAATTTACCAACTACAGGAACAGGACCTCCAAACCCAGCATCCACACTCCAGTCTGGTTTATCTCCGTATTTCCCTACCCTTGGAGGACCATCATAATCAGGAGGAACTAATTCTTCCGCACCCTGGAGTCTATGAGACCAAATAAAAGACTCCCTCAACTTCCTTGCACTATCAGGATTATTCTTAGCTAAAACAAGCCATCCATTTGTAAATTCTTTATACTTTTCCATTAAAGCTTTATAATATTCAGATGCAACAGTGTCACCTGCTTTCAAAGCGTTGTTGGACTTCTTTAAAAGACCTCTCTTCCCTAACCAACAAAGACTGTCTACATAATCTACCACAGTATCTTTCCCTTTTACCATTATTCTCATTGCAGGTGCCTCTGTTAAAACATAAGCTCCAACCCAATAATTTGTTGTATCAAATAGTGAAGGGCCAAGATGCTTCATATGGGGAGGGCTATACCTAAATGTAGCTGTCCCTTCATAACTAACAGAAGGTTCTCTTGTTACAATATTTATTAAACCAGCGCGAAGATTCCCATACTCTGGAGCAAAACCACCTTTTACCACACTCACTTCCTTTACCATACTTAAAGGTGGTCTTAAAGCAGGAGAATTCGTCCTACCATCTACTAAATTCAAACCATCTCTTGTAAAACTAACCTGATCCAAAGTTCCGCCTCGCACTAATAAATCTCGAACCCCAGCCTGCTTATTAATATAATCTCCAATATCATTAACAAAAGGAACCGCTTCTATATTTTCCCTTTTTGCAGAAATAGCTGAAGAGGCGAGGTCTAATTTTATAAGGTCTATTTTCGCCTTTACCGTAACTCCTTCTCCAGGAACCACAGTTCGCTTTAGTTCAAATTTAAGACGAGTAGTAAGATCTGAAACAACCTCTACACCTCTAAGAGTCATACTCTCATAACCTATTAACCTCGCTTGAACATTGTAAATATCGGGGGGAACATTCAAAATAAAGAAAAACCCATTCTCATCTGTAGCTGCTCCCATAGCGGTTCCTTCAATAATCACATTTGCACCAATTAGAGGTTCACCAGTTTGCGCATCTACAACAGTTCCAGCAATTTTTCCTGTAATACCCGCCTCAACATTCGGGCTATAGAAGAAGAAAGAAAAAACAAGAAGTGCTACAATTATAATCCTCCTGGGTGACAAAAAATTCTCCTTTCCCATCCTTTTCATCAGGACCTCCTTTCCTTAAGATTTAAAAAATGGGATAAGAACAAAAACCTTCGAAGAAAAGATTCAAGATAATAATTCCTTCTTTTTTGAATTTCTCTTTTATAAGTACTCAATTCTTATTGCACCTCTATAATTTAAAGTTATAAATCCTCCTTATCCTTATTAAATACTAATCCTTATCCTTAGTTTTGTGGTAAATTATAACAAAAAAAATTATCTTGTCAAGGGGAAAAATTTTAAAATTTCTTTCCTATACTTGCTTTTATAATGTCGCACTGTTTTACTCCTGTAGTAGATCTTAACTTATTATAAAACTTATAAATTTCCTTTACTTTTCCCCTAACACTAATTATTTCCATACAATTATCATAATCCATATGAATATGCTGGGTAGAAACAATAACCTTATGGAAATCGTGCTGTATATCTGTTATTTTCTCTGGAAGGCCACCTTTATGATGATTATAAACGACCAAAATACCACCACAAACTTCTCCTTCCTCTTCCCACTCTTTTTTCACTAATCTTTCCCTAATTAAATCTCTAATAGCTTCTGAGCGATTTTTATAACCCTCTTTTTTTATCAAATTATCAAACCTTTTAAGGAGATCCTCTCCCATAGAAATTCCAAATCTTATAACCTTCTCCATAAGGAAGCTATTTTACTCTACAAATCGCACAGGGAAAGAATACCAAATTGCTACAGGTCTATTACCCTGCATTGCTGGAGAAAACTTTAAATTCTTAGCGTTCTCTATCGCAACTTTATCCAAAATGGGATGGGCAGATTTTGCAAGAACCACTTTCGTAACATTCCCCTCCTCGGTTATCCACAAATTTAAGTAGACAGTGCCAGTAATTCCTAACCTTCTCGCAGCCTCAGGATACGGAAAGGAAACCTTATCAAGATTAAGAGGCTTTGGAGGAACTTCGTAAGGGATGAACTTTGGAGCTTCTTCTTCTTCCTCTAAAGCAGTATCAGCTGGTTTTTCGGGCTCCACTTTAGTAGGAGTTGTTAAAGTGGGTCTCCTCTCAGGAACTTGAGTGGGTGCAGAAGCTTGAAGAACTTCTTCTGCTACCGGGTTAGCTCTTGGTGGCCTCACAAGTTCTGGCCTAGATACCTCTTCTTCTTTCTTATAACTTTCCCCTAAAGAAGCAAGATCTACACTCACTTCAGGAATCCTCTCAAACCATAATTCATCAACATAAGATAAAATTGGTCTTCTGTCCTCCTCTGTTATACCTTGGATTCCTTTTTTAAGAAGGGTTATTTTACGGGGAGTATATAGAAAAGTATATGGAAGATCATCCCTAATTATTCTTTGGAACTCATATAAAGCTTCCTTTGCTTTTTCTCTATCAAGAGACAAAAGAGCTTCCCCAATTAGGCTATCTACTTTCCTGTTTTTATACCCAACAAAATTATAAACTCCATCAGAGCTCCAAATTGGGAATGGATTAAATTCCTTCTCAACATTCCATCCAAGGATATAAGCATCAAAATCTCCTTCAAATAATCTCTTAATCAACTCTACTCCAGAAACAGGCACAACATTTGCTTGAACCCCAATACCTCTAAGATTAGAAGCCACTATCTCTCCAACTCTTTTTCTGATCTCATTTTCTTGCTCAACCAAAATATTTACACTAAGTCCTTTATAATATGCCTCCTTTTTAGATTTCGAATAACCAAGACCTTCTATTATTTTTCTTGCAGTTTCCTTATCCTCATTCAATGTCCTTAACTCTGGATTATAAGCCCAATGTTCTGGAGTGATAGGTCCATCCACAACTTGACCATAGTTCTTTAAAACCTCAGAAATTATCCTTTTCCTATCTATAGCCATACTAAGAGCTTTCCTCAGTTCCTTATTTGGGAAACGTTTGAGATTCCATCCTATATATGTATACGATCTCCCTGGAGAAAGAACTTTCACATAAGAAGTAAGAGTATCATAATCTCCTGGAGGTAAATCATATGCAAGATCAACACTCCCTCTACCAAGCTCACTCATAAGTTCCTCTATAGAAGATGGGGTATAAAAAACTATCCTATTTAAAGGAGGAATCCCTTTAAAATATCCCTCATTTGCGACAAGCTCAATCCATTTCCCCTTATTCCATTCTTTCAGTTTAAAAGGTCCTGAACCAATTGGGTTTAAATTAAAATCAGCATTAATCAGATTTTCTTCCTTTTCCAAAATATGTTTTGGGATAGGGCGAATATTCGTAACCTGAAGTTCCCCTGCAAAAACTCTATTCAAATTGAAACGAACCTCTCTTGGAGAAAGCGCCTCAACACTCTCTACATAATTCAGTTTTTGAGCAAGTGGGGATTTATTTTCTTTTTTTAATATTTGATTAACTGTAAAAACTACATCTTCCGCTGTTATTGGTTTTCCATCATGCCAAGTTGCCCCTTT encodes the following:
- a CDS encoding TonB-dependent receptor, giving the protein MKRMGKENFLSPRRIIIVALLVFSFFFYSPNVEAGITGKIAGTVVDAQTGEPLIGANVIIEGTAMGAATDENGFFFILNVPPDIYNVQARLIGYESMTLRGVEVVSDLTTRLKFELKRTVVPGEGVTVKAKIDLIKLDLASSAISAKRENIEAVPFVNDIGDYINKQAGVRDLLVRGGTLDQVSFTRDGLNLVDGRTNSPALRPPLSMVKEVSVVKGGFAPEYGNLRAGLINIVTREPSVSYEGTATFRYSPPHMKHLGPSLFDTTNYWVGAYVLTEAPAMRIMVKGKDTVVDYVDSLCWLGKRGLLKKSNNALKAGDTVASEYYKALMEKYKEFTNGWLVLAKNNPDSARKLRESFIWSHRLQGAEELVPPDYDGPPRVGKYGDKPDWSVDAGFGGPVPVVGKFLGDLSFYGAYRLNKEAFPLPSSREYFTEHNGCLKLVSRLTKSMKVSLDLMYGERNSLSHNSNGEFGGEGTPPYLDLSRGTLGDQVIEFVQGRGYKEGPAGNRPSGVGGIYLTSADDAFRSLLVTNMAAYYPAFIPPYNVYYDMQGISFDHVLSEKTFYSLRITRLGNRRECSAYESFEPRDTVTKYTLPSGIKVTEIPYGYFIGSTLVQPDGIDMGASCAGAVDSSHSVTWTFKADLTTQINSNNEIKVGFEYEYDDMHTYYEKNRWEADHENWVTKWDASPIRGGAYIQDKIEFEGFIATVGVRADWNDPNCEWFSNLRNYEPLFTSDYKKGLMDKTVSAEMHPAKGHFYLSPRVSVSHPIAENVKLYFSYGDFYSLPSSQDMYQISWGPDRLSVLYVGDPELEWPLTRAYELGTDWGIGNLFMIHLAGYYKDIRNQLEGVWYLGEGRTNPAYRVPENLNFEDIRGIDFRISREFGDWVRGWLNYDYRVRSYGRVGRKAHYYEPVDNAQLGAWDTLEVITRPQPILNANIQFLTPKNLGVILGGISLSFSYTWEAGAWETFDPLHEAWDPKCKILNLQWKPYQNVQARLTKDLSFAGVNLSLFGEVDNLFNWKYLDAGSGCFVNMKDRDDYFKSLKLPLYGEEGYEVFGEKGNDRPGDFSSDEKPYINDPNLPHLAFHNPRYFVFGVRVDF
- a CDS encoding TonB family protein, which gives rise to MKKFIVTLLFIILLSCQRMEEFHYSDKRGGMLIIALFEEPSSLNPIYPSISGLSPVTEQIFAPLISERPDGKVRPALAESWVYSEDLKSITYTIAKGATWHDGKPITAEDVVFTVNQILKKENKSPLAQKLNYVESVEALSPREVRFNLNRVFAGELQVTNIRPIPKHILEKEENLINADFNLNPIGSGPFKLKEWNKGKWIELVANEGYFKGIPPLNRIVFYTPSSIEELMSELGRGSVDLAYDLPPGDYDTLTSYVKVLSPGRSYTYIGWNLKRFPNKELRKALSMAIDRKRIISEVLKNYGQVVDGPITPEHWAYNPELRTLNEDKETARKIIEGLGYSKSKKEAYYKGLSVNILVEQENEIRKRVGEIVASNLRGIGVQANVVPVSGVELIKRLFEGDFDAYILGWNVEKEFNPFPIWSSDGVYNFVGYKNRKVDSLIGEALLSLDREKAKEALYEFQRIIRDDLPYTFLYTPRKITLLKKGIQGITEEDRRPILSYVDELWFERIPEVSVDLASLGESYKKEEEVSRPELVRPPRANPVAEEVLQASAPTQVPERRPTLTTPTKVEPEKPADTALEEEEEAPKFIPYEVPPKPLNLDKVSFPYPEAARRLGITGTVYLNLWITEEGNVTKVVLAKSAHPILDKVAIENAKNLKFSPAMQGNRPVAIWYSFPVRFVE
- the nikR gene encoding nickel-responsive transcriptional regulator NikR, with product MEKVIRFGISMGEDLLKRFDNLIKKEGYKNRSEAIRDLIRERLVKKEWEEEGEVCGGILVVYNHHKGGLPEKITDIQHDFHKVIVSTQHIHMDYDNCMEIISVRGKVKEIYKFYNKLRSTTGVKQCDIIKASIGKKF